One stretch of Pararhizobium qamdonense DNA includes these proteins:
- a CDS encoding urease accessory protein UreF: MTDLAGTQALLRLVTWLSPAFPVGAFSYSGGLEQAVHDGLVTDAPGLAAWLQALIEHGSAWNDAVLLAESYRACGDAPRLAAVRELAEALAGSRERHMETMLQGEAFLTAAAHWPHPGLETLHGAIAYPVAVGAVAGIHGTGLEAALAAYLHASASNLVSVAIRCGVTGQTHGLGVLVKLEPVISATAARAAATTLDDLGSATITADISALRHETLHSRLFRS; encoded by the coding sequence ATGACTGATCTGGCCGGGACGCAGGCGCTTTTGCGGTTGGTGACATGGTTGTCGCCGGCTTTTCCGGTCGGCGCGTTCTCCTATTCCGGCGGGCTCGAACAGGCGGTGCACGATGGTCTGGTGACCGATGCGCCAGGGCTTGCGGCATGGCTGCAGGCGCTGATCGAGCATGGTTCTGCCTGGAATGACGCCGTGCTGTTGGCCGAGAGCTACCGTGCCTGTGGCGATGCGCCAAGATTGGCGGCGGTGCGGGAACTGGCGGAAGCTTTGGCCGGATCGCGCGAGCGGCACATGGAAACGATGCTGCAGGGCGAGGCGTTCCTGACGGCCGCAGCCCATTGGCCGCATCCGGGCCTTGAAACGCTCCACGGTGCTATCGCCTATCCCGTTGCCGTCGGTGCGGTTGCGGGCATCCATGGAACGGGGCTGGAGGCAGCGCTTGCGGCCTACCTGCATGCAAGTGCCTCCAATCTCGTTTCGGTGGCGATCCGGTGTGGCGTTACCGGGCAAACGCATGGTCTCGGCGTGCTGGTCAAGCTCGAGCCGGTGATCTCCGCGACGGCGGCGCGGGCCGCAGCCACGACGCTGGACGATCTCGGCTCTGCCACCATCACGGCCGATATTTCGGCCCTGCGCCATGAGACATTGCATTCGCGGCTCTTCCGGTCCTGA
- a CDS encoding ABC transporter permease, translating to MPVGVILLAVLVIWYLAVVFLNAPFERDTAARAGSEITFSEILPKTMFQQRPVLPAPHQVIAEIWNTTFLMPITSKRSLVYHAWITLSATLLGFGIGTVLGILLAVGIVHNRAMDRSLMPWVIASQTIPILAIAPMIIVVLNAIGISGLLPKALISTYLSFFPIVVGMVKGLRSPEQIQLDLMHTYYASPAQTFWKLRWPSSMPYLFASLKVAIAISLVGAIVGELPTGAVSGLGARLLAGSYYGQTVQIWSALFMAAALAATLVIIVGFAHTAVLKRMGVKP from the coding sequence ATGCCGGTGGGCGTCATCCTCCTTGCCGTGCTCGTCATCTGGTATCTGGCGGTGGTGTTTCTCAATGCGCCGTTCGAGCGCGATACGGCGGCGCGCGCCGGATCTGAGATCACCTTCTCGGAAATCCTGCCGAAAACCATGTTCCAGCAGCGGCCGGTGCTTCCTGCCCCGCATCAGGTGATCGCCGAGATCTGGAACACGACCTTCCTGATGCCGATCACCTCCAAGCGCAGCCTTGTCTATCATGCCTGGATCACGCTTTCGGCGACCCTGCTCGGCTTTGGCATCGGCACCGTGCTCGGCATTCTGCTTGCCGTCGGCATCGTCCACAACCGGGCGATGGACCGCTCGCTGATGCCCTGGGTCATCGCCAGCCAGACCATCCCGATCCTGGCCATCGCGCCGATGATCATCGTCGTGCTCAATGCCATCGGCATATCCGGGCTTTTGCCCAAGGCGCTGATCTCCACCTATCTCAGCTTCTTCCCGATCGTCGTCGGCATGGTGAAGGGGCTGCGCAGTCCCGAGCAGATCCAGCTTGACCTGATGCACACCTATTATGCCAGCCCGGCGCAAACCTTCTGGAAGCTGCGCTGGCCGTCGTCCATGCCCTATCTGTTCGCCTCGCTGAAGGTTGCCATCGCCATTTCGCTCGTCGGTGCGATCGTCGGCGAGCTGCCGACCGGGGCCGTCTCCGGTCTTGGCGCCCGGCTGCTTGCCGGCTCCTATTACGGCCAGACGGTGCAGATCTGGTCGGCCCTGTTCATGGCGGCAGCGCTTGCGGCAACCCTGGTGATCATCGTCGGCTTTGCCCATACCGCCGTCCTCAAACGCATGGGGGTCAAGCCATGA
- the ureG gene encoding urease accessory protein UreG — translation MKSANGPLRVGIGGPVGSGKTALTDKLCKAMRAQYSVAVVTNDIYTKEDAEALVRMQALPSDRIVGVETGGCPHTAIREDATINLQAIADLNRRIPDLDVIFIESGGDNLAATFSPDLADITIYVISVCQGEEIPRKGGPGITRSDLLVINKKDLAPYVGADLDVMERDANRMRAERPFVFSDMKRGDGIETIVEFLRVEGGL, via the coding sequence ATGAAATCTGCCAATGGTCCCCTTCGCGTCGGTATCGGCGGCCCGGTCGGCTCCGGCAAGACGGCGCTGACGGACAAGCTCTGCAAGGCGATGCGCGCGCAATATTCGGTCGCCGTCGTCACCAACGACATCTACACCAAGGAAGATGCCGAGGCGCTGGTGCGCATGCAGGCGCTGCCCTCCGACAGGATCGTCGGCGTCGAGACCGGCGGTTGTCCGCATACGGCCATCCGCGAGGACGCGACGATCAACCTGCAGGCGATCGCCGATCTCAACCGCCGCATTCCCGATCTCGATGTGATCTTCATCGAATCCGGCGGCGACAATCTGGCCGCGACGTTTTCGCCCGATCTGGCCGATATCACCATCTATGTGATTTCGGTCTGCCAAGGCGAGGAAATCCCGCGCAAGGGCGGGCCGGGCATCACCCGCTCGGATCTGCTGGTGATCAACAAGAAGGATCTGGCACCCTATGTCGGCGCCGATCTCGATGTGATGGAGCGCGATGCCAACCGCATGCGCGCCGAGCGGCCCTTCGTGTTTTCCGATATGAAGCGCGGCGATGGTATCGAGACGATCGTCGAATTTTTGCGGGTCGAAGGCGGGCTTTAG
- the ureE gene encoding urease accessory protein UreE produces MPYRSTEILSPGPAGIIPLHTIALAHDQRHLRRKLLHLDNDDVVMLDLKEAVMLADGDLLVLDSGDHVRIAAISEPLYDIRPRDPLHLIELAWHLGNRHLAAEIRPDRILILRDPVIKAMLEGLGATIGEVTEPFQPMRGAYHGSGGHSHGGHHHAHD; encoded by the coding sequence ATGCCCTATCGCTCGACCGAAATCCTGTCGCCCGGCCCGGCCGGCATCATACCGCTGCACACCATTGCGCTTGCCCACGATCAGCGCCATCTGCGCCGCAAACTGCTGCATCTCGACAATGACGATGTGGTGATGCTCGATCTCAAGGAAGCCGTCATGCTGGCTGACGGTGATCTTCTGGTGCTCGATAGCGGCGATCATGTGCGCATCGCAGCCATCTCCGAGCCGCTTTACGATATCCGCCCGCGCGATCCGCTCCACCTGATCGAACTCGCCTGGCATCTGGGCAACCGGCATCTGGCCGCCGAAATCCGGCCGGACCGGATTTTGATCCTGCGCGATCCCGTCATCAAGGCGATGCTGGAAGGTTTGGGCGCGACGATCGGCGAGGTCACGGAACCGTTCCAGCCGATGCGCGGCGCCTATCACGGGTCCGGCGGGCATTCGCACGGCGGCCATCATCACGCCCATGACTGA
- a CDS encoding endonuclease domain-containing protein yields the protein MSAANREGSFLPHSNIDPKTRTRAKKLRTELTKAEARMWNMLRDFRARGGRFRRETPIGPYIADFAWLSARIVIEVDGDSHETPEGRKHDRQRDGFLKAQGFTVLRFDNADVIDAPDYVFLTIERAISQFLQSEPNP from the coding sequence GTGAGCGCAGCGAACCGGGAGGGGTCTTTCTTGCCGCACTCGAATATCGACCCCAAAACCCGCACCAGAGCAAAAAAACTCCGCACCGAGTTGACCAAGGCCGAAGCGAGAATGTGGAACATGCTGCGGGATTTTCGTGCGCGCGGCGGCCGGTTCCGTCGGGAAACGCCAATTGGCCCATACATCGCTGACTTCGCCTGGCTGTCAGCCCGGATTGTCATCGAAGTCGATGGTGATAGCCATGAGACACCGGAGGGGCGAAAACACGACAGGCAGAGAGACGGGTTCCTGAAGGCCCAGGGCTTCACCGTCCTGCGCTTCGACAATGCGGATGTCATCGACGCTCCAGACTATGTTTTCCTGACGATAGAGCGCGCCATTTCGCAATTTCTGCAGAGCGAGCCGAATCCATGA
- a CDS encoding ABC transporter substrate-binding protein, protein MKTRLASLLLASAFSLSAFHAMAADKVVLQLKWVTQAQFAGYYVAKDKGFYEAEGLDVEIKPGGPDIAPPQVIAGGGADVVVDWMPSALATREKGVALVNIAQPFKASGMMLTCLKESGVASPADFKGKTLGVWFFGNEYPFLSWMSQLGLKTDGGPDGVTVLKQGFNVDPLIQKQAACISTMTYNEYWQVIDAGIKPEDLTVFKYQDQGVATLEDGLYVLEDKLKDPAFKEKMVKFVRASMKGWKYAEEHTDEAAGIVLENDATGAQTEEHQKRMMSEVAKLTAGSNGALDDADYKRTVASLLKGGSDPVISKEPTGAFTHEITDAALK, encoded by the coding sequence ATGAAGACGAGACTTGCATCATTGCTGCTGGCAAGCGCTTTTTCGCTGTCCGCATTCCATGCCATGGCCGCCGACAAGGTGGTGCTGCAGCTGAAATGGGTCACGCAGGCCCAGTTCGCTGGCTATTACGTCGCCAAGGACAAGGGCTTTTATGAAGCCGAAGGCCTCGATGTCGAAATCAAGCCGGGCGGCCCTGATATCGCACCGCCGCAGGTGATCGCCGGTGGCGGCGCCGATGTGGTCGTCGACTGGATGCCGTCGGCACTTGCAACCCGCGAAAAGGGCGTTGCCCTCGTCAACATCGCCCAGCCGTTCAAGGCCTCGGGCATGATGCTGACCTGCCTGAAGGAATCCGGCGTCGCCTCGCCTGCCGATTTCAAGGGCAAGACGCTCGGCGTCTGGTTCTTCGGCAATGAATATCCGTTCCTCTCCTGGATGAGCCAGCTCGGTCTGAAGACCGATGGCGGCCCGGATGGCGTCACGGTCCTCAAGCAGGGCTTCAACGTCGATCCGCTGATCCAGAAGCAGGCAGCCTGCATCTCCACCATGACCTATAACGAATATTGGCAGGTGATCGACGCCGGCATCAAGCCGGAAGACCTGACCGTCTTCAAATATCAGGATCAGGGTGTAGCCACGCTGGAAGACGGGCTCTACGTGCTGGAGGACAAGCTCAAGGACCCGGCCTTCAAGGAAAAGATGGTCAAGTTCGTCCGCGCTTCGATGAAGGGCTGGAAATATGCCGAGGAGCATACCGACGAAGCCGCCGGGATCGTTCTGGAGAACGACGCAACCGGCGCCCAGACGGAAGAACACCAGAAGCGCATGATGAGCGAAGTCGCCAAACTGACGGCGGGCTCGAACGGCGCGCTGGATGACGCCGACTACAAACGCACCGTTGCCTCGCTGCTGAAGGGCGGCTCCGATCCCGTCATCAGCAAGGAGCCGACAGGCGCTTTCACCCACGAGATCACCGACGCCGCCCTCAAGTAG
- a CDS encoding efflux RND transporter periplasmic adaptor subunit, whose product MARYTTFAFGMSAALLLTLSSGTALAQAAAPQKTEQALPSIVVSQVETRLIVDRVMATGAVKAVDETYVSPLVDGLSIRTLNADVGDRVEAESTLATLNPDMLVLQKSQYAASLAKAEAAFAQYEAQLAEAQANADEAVRVSDRSKKLAEAGSMSTAQRDQEKASATAALARVRSADQLVSVAKADIKVVEAQISDVDLRLVRTDVKTPVAGVVSARTAKVGAIANGTGEPLFTIIRDGAVEMKADIIEADLPKLEIGQKAKVTLADGKTQVDGQIRLISPVVDSQTRLGNVYITLLEPEKARVGMYARAQIIVTEKQALVLPLSAVTNTKDGMVARKVEDDVAHVAQVETGIQDNGLIEIRTGLKEGDRVITKAGAFVRDGDRIKPVPAVAETVSN is encoded by the coding sequence ATGGCCCGTTACACGACGTTTGCGTTTGGAATGTCCGCTGCCCTGCTCCTGACGCTATCGTCGGGTACCGCATTGGCGCAGGCCGCAGCTCCCCAAAAAACCGAACAGGCATTGCCGTCGATCGTCGTCAGCCAGGTCGAGACAAGGCTGATCGTTGACCGGGTTATGGCAACCGGCGCCGTCAAGGCCGTGGACGAAACCTATGTGTCCCCGCTTGTCGATGGCCTTTCCATTCGCACGCTGAATGCCGATGTCGGCGACCGGGTCGAGGCTGAAAGCACGCTGGCGACCCTCAACCCGGATATGCTGGTGCTACAGAAGAGCCAGTATGCCGCAAGCCTAGCCAAGGCCGAGGCCGCCTTTGCCCAATATGAGGCGCAGCTCGCCGAAGCGCAGGCCAATGCCGACGAAGCGGTCCGGGTCAGCGACCGCTCGAAAAAGCTCGCCGAGGCGGGATCGATGTCGACGGCGCAGCGCGACCAGGAAAAGGCCTCCGCAACCGCAGCACTTGCGCGCGTTCGCTCGGCCGATCAGCTGGTCTCCGTTGCCAAGGCCGATATCAAGGTCGTCGAAGCGCAGATTTCCGATGTCGACCTGCGCCTGGTGCGCACGGATGTGAAAACGCCGGTCGCCGGCGTGGTCTCGGCCCGCACAGCAAAGGTCGGCGCCATCGCAAACGGCACGGGCGAGCCGCTGTTCACCATCATCCGCGACGGCGCCGTCGAGATGAAGGCCGATATTATCGAAGCCGACCTGCCGAAGCTGGAGATCGGCCAGAAGGCAAAGGTGACGCTAGCCGACGGCAAGACTCAGGTCGATGGGCAAATCCGGCTGATCTCGCCGGTGGTCGATAGCCAGACACGCCTCGGCAATGTCTATATCACCCTGCTGGAACCTGAAAAAGCCAGAGTGGGCATGTATGCCCGGGCACAGATCATCGTCACGGAAAAGCAGGCGCTGGTCCTGCCGCTTTCGGCGGTCACCAATACCAAGGACGGCATGGTCGCCCGCAAGGTCGAGGACGACGTCGCCCATGTGGCTCAGGTTGAAACCGGCATACAGGATAACGGCTTGATCGAAATCCGGACCGGCCTGAAGGAGGGCGACCGCGTGATCACCAAAGCAGGCGCCTTCGTGCGCGATGGCGATCGCATCAAGCCGGTGCCTGCAGTCGCCGAAACAGTATCGAACTGA
- a CDS encoding ABC transporter permease produces MNSGILFSAIAFWIAAWATNEWLVRQNFRNVPANRAVRLAVPLLFGVSILVLWEGVVRGFNVPSVLLPPPSMIWTRLINSVPTLWADFQQTFLKAVIIGYTLGCSLGFLVAVAIDRSPFLQKGLLPLGNFVSALPVIGVAPIMVMWFGFDWQSKVAVVVIMTFFPMLVNTVSGLSAASSMERDLMHTYAASWFQTLIKLRLPAAWPFIFNALKINSTLALIGAIVAEFFGTPIVGMGFRISTEVGRMNVDMVWAEIAVAAVAGSAFYGIVALIERAVTFWHPSVRNSRTA; encoded by the coding sequence ATGAATTCCGGTATTCTGTTCAGCGCCATCGCCTTCTGGATTGCAGCCTGGGCCACCAATGAATGGCTGGTGCGCCAGAATTTCAGAAACGTGCCCGCCAACCGGGCGGTTCGCCTTGCAGTGCCCTTGCTGTTCGGCGTCAGCATCCTGGTTCTGTGGGAAGGCGTCGTGCGGGGGTTTAACGTACCGTCCGTCCTCCTGCCGCCGCCCTCGATGATCTGGACGCGGCTGATCAATTCCGTGCCGACGCTCTGGGCCGATTTCCAGCAGACGTTCCTCAAGGCGGTGATCATCGGCTATACATTGGGCTGCAGCCTGGGTTTCCTTGTGGCCGTTGCCATCGACCGCTCGCCCTTCCTGCAGAAGGGGTTGCTGCCGCTTGGCAATTTCGTCTCCGCCCTGCCCGTCATCGGCGTCGCGCCGATCATGGTCATGTGGTTCGGCTTCGACTGGCAGTCGAAGGTCGCCGTTGTCGTCATCATGACCTTCTTCCCGATGCTGGTGAACACGGTTTCCGGCCTGTCTGCGGCCAGTTCGATGGAGCGCGACCTGATGCATACCTATGCCGCCAGCTGGTTTCAGACGTTGATCAAGCTGCGCCTGCCGGCGGCCTGGCCTTTCATTTTCAATGCGCTCAAGATCAACTCCACCTTGGCGCTGATCGGCGCCATCGTCGCCGAATTCTTCGGCACGCCGATCGTCGGCATGGGGTTCCGGATCTCCACCGAAGTGGGGCGCATGAATGTCGATATGGTTTGGGCCGAAATCGCTGTCGCGGCAGTGGCAGGCTCGGCGTTTTACGGGATAGTGGCGCTGATCGAGCGGGCTGTCACGTTCTGGCATCCGTCCGTGCGCAATTCGCGGACGGCCTGA
- a CDS encoding ABC transporter ATP-binding protein — protein sequence MTTTPASVVSARDLGLTFETNDGPVNALTGVNLDVNKGDFVSFIGPSGCGKTTFLRVIADLEKPTSGSITVNGTTPQDARKNRSYGYVFQAAALYPWRTIEKNIALPLEIMGYSAADQKARIERTLDLVNLTGFGKKFPWQLSGGMQQRASIARALAFDADLLLMDEPFGALDEIVRDHLNEQLLKLWDRTNKTICFVTHSIPEAVYLSTKIVVMSPRPGRVTDIIESTLPRERPLGIRETPEFLAIAHRVREGLRAGHSYDE from the coding sequence ATGACAACAACACCAGCATCCGTCGTTTCGGCGCGCGATCTCGGCCTGACCTTTGAGACCAATGACGGCCCGGTCAACGCCCTGACAGGCGTCAATCTCGACGTCAACAAAGGCGATTTCGTCTCCTTCATCGGCCCCTCCGGCTGCGGCAAGACCACCTTCCTGCGCGTCATCGCCGATCTTGAAAAGCCTACCTCCGGCTCGATCACCGTCAATGGCACCACACCGCAGGACGCCCGCAAGAACCGCTCCTATGGCTATGTCTTCCAGGCGGCGGCATTGTACCCCTGGCGCACCATCGAAAAGAACATCGCCCTGCCGCTGGAGATCATGGGCTATAGCGCAGCCGACCAGAAGGCGCGGATCGAGCGCACGCTGGACCTGGTCAACCTGACGGGCTTTGGCAAGAAATTCCCCTGGCAACTGTCCGGCGGCATGCAGCAGCGCGCCTCGATCGCCAGAGCCCTTGCCTTCGATGCCGATCTTCTGCTGATGGACGAACCATTCGGCGCACTCGATGAAATCGTCCGCGATCACCTCAACGAACAATTGCTGAAACTGTGGGACCGCACCAACAAGACCATCTGCTTCGTCACCCACTCGATCCCGGAAGCGGTCTACCTCTCCACCAAGATCGTCGTCATGAGCCCCCGCCCCGGCCGCGTCACCGACATCATCGAATCCACCCTGCCCCGCGAGCGCCCGCTCGGTATCCGCGAAACCCCGGAATTCCTTGCGATTGCGCACCGGGTGCGTGAAGGATTGAGAGCGGGGCATAGTTATGACGAGTAG
- a CDS encoding efflux RND transporter permease subunit, with amino-acid sequence MNFSAWSIRNPIAPILGFALLLYLGIQSFYALPITKFPNIDVPVVAITVTQNGASPSELEMQVTKEVEDAVASIAGVDEIQSTVTDGQSLTSVVFRIEKPTEEAVQDTKDAIDRIRSDLPADVEEPVVTKIDVEGQAIQTFSVTSPDMTLEELSWFVDDTIKRALQGQVGVGRIDRYGGSDREIKVELDPSKLDSFGITAPDVNNQLRSTNVDLGSGRSQIGGNEQTIRTLGDARNVAELANTTIALPNGRFVKLSNLGTVTDTYEEQKSFSRFNGDASVTFAVFRSKGASEVSVAETVAKSLETVRAAHPEVNIAMVDDAVYFTYGNYEAALHTLLEGSILAVIVVLLFLRNWRATLIAAVALPLSAIPTFWIMDLMGFSLNLVSFLALTLATGILVDDAIVEIENIARHIKMGKTPYRASLDAADEIGLAVIATSFTIIAVFVPVSFMPGVAGQYFIQFGLTVAFSVFFSLMVARLITPLMAAYLMKPEDGVDDHHDNDGRLMKGYTWLVSATTRRWYMRYATMLAAFAFLAGSLFLMAQVPGSFMPPDDASRVVLSVELPPNATLVETDNTTEQIYNAVRGIDGVESVFILGGASPKGDLELRRATVRIILGTIDHSLVKTLVNKGLGNLPLIGQYMPKMQMDGRTRPQWDVEKDIFANLRGIPDVRITKLNDRGERELTFNFLSSNEDDLNEAIGLLEGKLRASPILSNVSSEGALPRPELQIHPRKDEIARLGITPQQISQTIRVATTGDVDAALTKISLDNRLIPIRVQTSLDVRRDLQSIGALKVKTASGATVPIDSVADISYSEGPSSILRNARNRVASIGSDVPQGTALDTSTAEFKRIVDETQLPSTVRLAESGDAKIQSEMMQSFGNAMLLGLLMVLVVLILLFKDVIQPFTILLSLPLAIGGVAVALILTRNAFSMPVMIGVLMLMGIVTKNAILLVDFAVEMKRHGMERVQAMIEAGRKRAQPIIMTSIAMSAGMIPSALGVGEGGSFRAPMAIAVIGGIIVSTVLSLLVVPSFFLIMDDVSRLIGWLFGRFVGKKDDELDVLENEALTGIVTDQAKTIDALEKRLDKLEGPKRSGNVIHLAAE; translated from the coding sequence ATGAACTTTTCCGCCTGGTCCATCCGCAATCCGATCGCACCGATCCTGGGTTTTGCGCTGCTGCTCTACCTCGGCATTCAATCCTTCTATGCCTTGCCGATCACCAAGTTTCCCAACATCGACGTTCCGGTGGTGGCCATAACCGTGACCCAGAACGGCGCGTCGCCGTCGGAACTGGAAATGCAGGTGACCAAGGAGGTCGAGGACGCTGTCGCCTCGATCGCCGGCGTCGATGAAATCCAGTCCACGGTGACCGACGGACAATCGCTCACCAGCGTTGTTTTCCGCATCGAAAAGCCGACGGAAGAAGCCGTTCAGGACACCAAGGACGCCATCGACCGCATCCGCAGCGACCTGCCCGCCGATGTCGAAGAACCGGTCGTCACCAAGATCGATGTCGAAGGCCAGGCGATCCAGACCTTCTCGGTCACCTCGCCGGACATGACGCTCGAAGAGCTGTCCTGGTTTGTCGATGACACGATCAAGCGCGCGCTGCAGGGCCAGGTCGGTGTCGGCCGGATCGACCGCTACGGCGGCTCCGACCGCGAGATCAAGGTAGAGCTCGATCCGAGCAAGCTCGATTCCTTCGGCATCACCGCGCCTGACGTCAACAACCAGCTGCGCAGCACCAATGTCGATCTTGGCTCGGGCCGCAGCCAGATCGGCGGCAACGAGCAGACCATCCGCACGCTGGGCGACGCCCGCAACGTCGCCGAGCTGGCCAATACGACGATCGCGCTTCCCAATGGCCGGTTTGTCAAACTCTCCAATCTGGGCACCGTCACCGATACCTACGAGGAGCAGAAATCCTTCTCGCGCTTCAATGGCGATGCATCGGTCACCTTCGCGGTGTTCCGGTCCAAGGGCGCCAGCGAAGTCTCGGTCGCCGAAACGGTGGCAAAAAGCCTTGAAACCGTCCGCGCGGCCCATCCCGAGGTCAACATCGCGATGGTGGACGACGCCGTCTATTTCACCTACGGCAACTATGAAGCAGCCCTGCATACGCTGCTCGAAGGCTCGATCCTCGCCGTCATCGTCGTGCTTCTGTTCCTCAGAAACTGGCGTGCCACGCTGATCGCCGCCGTCGCTCTTCCCCTGTCTGCGATCCCGACATTCTGGATCATGGACCTGATGGGCTTCTCGCTCAATCTCGTCAGCTTCCTGGCATTGACGCTGGCGACGGGTATTCTCGTCGATGACGCCATCGTCGAAATCGAGAACATCGCCCGGCATATCAAGATGGGCAAGACGCCGTACCGGGCGTCGCTCGATGCCGCCGATGAAATCGGTCTGGCGGTTATTGCCACCAGCTTCACGATCATCGCGGTCTTCGTGCCGGTCTCGTTCATGCCGGGTGTTGCCGGGCAATATTTCATCCAGTTCGGCCTGACCGTCGCCTTCTCCGTGTTCTTCTCGTTGATGGTGGCGCGCCTGATCACGCCGCTGATGGCAGCCTATCTGATGAAGCCCGAGGATGGCGTCGACGACCATCACGACAATGACGGCCGCCTGATGAAGGGCTATACCTGGCTGGTCAGCGCCACGACCCGGCGCTGGTACATGCGCTATGCCACGATGCTGGCCGCTTTCGCGTTCCTGGCCGGCTCGCTTTTCCTGATGGCGCAGGTCCCCGGCAGCTTCATGCCGCCGGACGATGCTTCGCGTGTCGTGCTTTCGGTCGAATTGCCCCCCAACGCGACGCTGGTTGAAACCGACAACACGACCGAGCAGATCTACAATGCGGTCCGTGGTATCGATGGCGTCGAGAGCGTCTTCATTCTCGGCGGTGCGTCTCCGAAGGGCGATCTCGAACTGCGCCGCGCCACCGTCCGCATCATTCTCGGCACGATCGATCACTCGCTGGTGAAAACCCTTGTCAACAAGGGCCTCGGCAATCTTCCGCTGATCGGGCAATATATGCCGAAAATGCAGATGGATGGCCGCACGCGTCCGCAGTGGGATGTCGAGAAGGATATTTTCGCCAACCTGCGCGGCATCCCGGATGTGCGCATCACCAAGCTCAACGATCGCGGCGAGCGTGAATTGACCTTCAATTTCCTGTCATCCAACGAGGACGACCTGAATGAAGCCATCGGCCTCTTGGAAGGCAAGCTGCGCGCCTCACCCATCCTGTCCAATGTCAGTTCCGAAGGGGCCCTGCCCCGGCCGGAATTGCAGATCCATCCGCGCAAGGATGAAATCGCCCGTCTCGGCATCACGCCACAGCAGATCTCGCAGACCATCCGCGTTGCCACGACAGGCGATGTCGATGCAGCCCTGACCAAGATCTCGCTCGATAACCGGCTGATCCCGATCCGCGTCCAGACGTCGCTCGACGTCCGCCGTGATCTGCAGTCGATCGGTGCCCTGAAGGTGAAGACCGCATCGGGGGCGACTGTTCCGATCGATAGTGTCGCTGATATCAGCTACTCGGAAGGACCGAGCTCGATTCTGCGCAATGCGCGTAATCGTGTCGCCTCGATCGGTTCCGACGTGCCGCAGGGCACGGCACTCGATACCTCGACAGCCGAGTTCAAGCGGATCGTCGATGAAACGCAGCTGCCCTCGACCGTGCGGCTTGCCGAAAGCGGCGATGCCAAGATCCAGAGCGAGATGATGCAGAGCTTCGGCAACGCCATGCTGCTTGGCCTGCTGATGGTTCTGGTGGTGCTCATCCTGTTGTTCAAGGATGTGATCCAGCCGTTCACCATCCTGTTGTCGCTGCCGCTGGCGATTGGCGGCGTCGCGGTGGCGCTGATCCTGACACGCAACGCGTTTTCGATGCCGGTCATGATCGGGGTGCTGATGCTGATGGGGATCGTCACCAAGAATGCCATTCTTCTCGTCGATTTCGCCGTCGAGATGAAGCGCCATGGCATGGAGCGGGTCCAGGCCATGATCGAAGCCGGCCGCAAGCGCGCCCAGCCGATCATCATGACGTCGATCGCCATGTCGGCCGGCATGATCCCTTCAGCACTTGGCGTCGGCGAAGGCGGTTCGTTCCGCGCGCCGATGGCAATTGCCGTGATCGGCGGCATCATCGTTTCCACCGTGCTGTCGCTTCTCGTGGTTCCGTCGTTCTTTCTTATCATGGACGACGTCTCGCGCCTGATCGGCTGGCTGTTCGGCCGCTTCGTCGGCAAGAAGGACGACGAACTGGATGTTCTTGAAAACGAAGCTTTGACCGGCATCGTCACCGATCAGGCCAAGACGATCGACGCGTTGGAAAAACGGCTCGACAAGCTGGAAGGCCCCAAACGCAGCGGCAACGTCATCCATCTCGCAGCCGAATAG